In one Saccharibacillus brassicae genomic region, the following are encoded:
- a CDS encoding beta-ketoacyl synthase N-terminal-like domain-containing protein encodes MIADQQAGFATLSHMLEARAEETVQGISFILGKEEEIFRSYRDVYAKSRLVLGYLQDNGVQKGDPVIFQLSENFEFIHLFWGCVLGGIVPVPIAADHNDESFRKLGNVLGLMEGAFVVGSSKVKTGFGAFAQKEGLAALREDRFLDIDHALAHRIAGEPCEASVEDTAFIQFSSGSTGTPKGVVLTHGNLMTNIRAIVRGADLNESDVIVSWMPLTHDMGLIGCHLAVAAANMAQCTMTTSLFVRRPALWLEKASQHRATILASPNFGLKYAMMGLRRSKGIAFDFSAVRLIFNGAEPISIRICEQFLERMADYGMKPNVMFPVYGMAEASLAITFPPLGEERIGRVTVDRHSLKIGSPVLHLPDESEEHAIVYADEGFPVDSCSVRICGERDEELPDGSLGLIQIRGGNVTAGYYGGEAANRDTRTPDGWFRTGDIGFFYQARLVVVGRTQEMVIVNGQNYFSNDLERLAAEIEGVELNKIAVTSVFERDSQTEQTIAFVVHKGEAEQFLPLKKKVREHFARMVGIRMDYIVPVAQIPKTSSGKLRRHELKSRFEQGTFDEIVDRCRLLLREERELAARSGGRERVKQMERTLLELCAEVLPEQEIGIADNFFEQGVHSLALHQLAAALNERLPGAVAPEDLLAYPSINRLAAYLCDDDDGEEEALPQAAASARPGFGSPVAIIGIGLKLPGASGVEEFWSNLCGGMESVGPLPAERRRDLETYLARAGLADGVVKHGGYLHGIDKFDPAFFRILKKEAIAMPPAQRLFMQTAYESLEDAGYGGEALRSSRTGVYVGYISDLGGAQYQDLLKHSRDEQSATGVLSANIGGRFSYFMDFTGPSLLVDSACSSSMSALNLAVQALGAGDCEQAIVGGVQLKVIPLMEKEVGIESADGHTRPFSEDADGTGEGEGVISILIKPYAQALADGDPVYSVIRASHTNQDGHSAGLSAPNPQAQTALIRETLSKAGLESTDIGYVEAHGTGTRVGDPAELKALARAFRMDGDRDAKCALGSVKSNIGHLYAASGLAGIVKSSLMLQRKKIPATVNVGEPTRSFDWDASPFYVNTRLRDWESESVRRCSVSNFGFSGTNCHVVLEEHVEPERLARLETPGMAGWHGASGLNGIAGVNGASGLDGIAEVNGMTPASEMTGEMTGAKNESGGETWPFTLSASSREGLEAYVRAYGEFLRGSGSGFLRLADLCHTSSSGRKHLEYRLALKVSSVEELSEKLDNFHYALRPGEGQYVGYAGKTRGGAAERDRGELEPGETEALGRISANCAAALAHTNVPEERDRLVSRLCDHYVKGAQPDWLPAFEAANARRIHLPTYPFAQSRCWPDFELEPSPTSKTR; translated from the coding sequence GTGATCGCGGATCAACAGGCGGGCTTTGCCACGCTGTCGCATATGCTGGAAGCCCGGGCGGAAGAAACGGTGCAGGGCATTTCTTTTATCCTCGGCAAAGAAGAAGAAATCTTTCGTTCGTACCGGGACGTGTACGCCAAATCGCGGCTTGTGCTCGGCTATCTGCAAGACAACGGCGTACAAAAAGGCGATCCCGTCATTTTTCAACTAAGCGAAAATTTCGAGTTTATCCATCTGTTCTGGGGCTGCGTGCTGGGCGGGATCGTGCCTGTTCCGATCGCCGCCGACCATAACGACGAATCGTTCCGCAAGCTCGGCAACGTGCTCGGGCTGATGGAAGGCGCGTTTGTCGTCGGCAGTTCCAAAGTGAAAACGGGCTTCGGGGCTTTTGCGCAAAAAGAAGGTCTGGCCGCGCTGCGCGAAGACCGCTTCCTCGATATCGATCATGCGCTGGCTCACCGGATCGCGGGCGAGCCGTGCGAAGCGAGCGTCGAAGACACGGCGTTTATCCAGTTCTCGTCCGGGTCGACCGGCACGCCCAAAGGCGTCGTCCTGACGCACGGCAACCTGATGACGAACATCCGGGCGATCGTGCGCGGCGCCGATCTGAACGAGTCGGACGTGATCGTGTCGTGGATGCCGCTTACGCACGACATGGGCTTGATCGGCTGCCATCTTGCGGTGGCGGCGGCCAATATGGCGCAGTGCACGATGACGACTTCGCTGTTCGTGCGCCGCCCCGCGCTCTGGCTCGAAAAAGCGTCGCAGCACCGCGCTACCATTCTCGCTTCGCCGAATTTCGGCCTGAAATACGCCATGATGGGACTGCGCCGCTCCAAAGGCATCGCGTTCGATTTCTCGGCCGTGCGGCTGATCTTCAACGGGGCGGAGCCGATCTCGATCCGGATCTGCGAGCAGTTTCTGGAGCGGATGGCTGACTACGGCATGAAGCCGAACGTCATGTTTCCCGTCTACGGCATGGCCGAAGCTTCGCTTGCGATCACGTTCCCGCCGCTTGGCGAAGAGCGGATCGGCCGCGTCACGGTCGACCGGCATTCGCTGAAGATCGGCTCGCCTGTCCTGCATCTGCCGGACGAGAGCGAGGAACATGCCATCGTGTATGCCGACGAAGGATTCCCGGTCGATTCGTGCAGCGTCCGCATCTGCGGCGAGCGCGACGAAGAACTGCCGGACGGCTCGCTCGGCCTGATCCAGATTCGCGGCGGCAACGTCACGGCCGGTTATTACGGCGGCGAAGCGGCCAACCGCGATACGCGCACGCCGGACGGCTGGTTCCGGACCGGCGATATCGGCTTTTTCTACCAAGCCCGCCTCGTCGTCGTCGGCCGCACGCAGGAGATGGTCATCGTCAACGGCCAGAATTACTTTTCCAACGATCTGGAGCGGCTCGCCGCGGAGATCGAAGGCGTGGAATTGAACAAAATCGCCGTCACTTCGGTATTCGAACGCGATTCGCAGACGGAGCAGACGATTGCTTTCGTCGTACATAAAGGAGAGGCGGAACAGTTTCTGCCGCTCAAAAAGAAGGTCAGGGAACATTTCGCCCGTATGGTCGGCATCCGGATGGACTATATCGTGCCGGTCGCCCAAATTCCGAAAACGTCCAGCGGCAAGCTGAGACGCCACGAACTGAAAAGCCGCTTCGAGCAGGGAACCTTCGACGAGATCGTCGATCGCTGCCGGCTGCTGCTGCGGGAAGAGCGGGAGCTTGCCGCGCGTTCGGGCGGGCGTGAGCGGGTCAAACAGATGGAGCGCACACTGCTCGAACTGTGCGCGGAGGTGCTGCCGGAGCAGGAAATCGGTATCGCCGACAACTTTTTCGAACAGGGCGTTCATTCGCTGGCGCTGCATCAGCTGGCCGCCGCGCTGAACGAACGGCTGCCGGGGGCGGTGGCGCCGGAAGATCTGCTCGCGTATCCGAGCATCAATCGGCTGGCCGCGTATCTGTGCGACGATGACGACGGAGAAGAAGAGGCCCTGCCCCAAGCGGCGGCTTCGGCGCGTCCGGGCTTCGGTTCGCCGGTCGCGATTATCGGGATCGGCCTCAAACTGCCGGGCGCTTCGGGCGTCGAAGAATTCTGGAGCAATCTGTGCGGCGGCATGGAGAGCGTAGGGCCGCTGCCGGCGGAGCGGCGCCGCGATCTGGAGACGTATCTGGCGCGCGCCGGCCTTGCGGACGGTGTAGTCAAACACGGCGGGTACCTGCACGGGATCGACAAGTTCGACCCCGCCTTTTTCCGAATTCTCAAAAAAGAAGCGATCGCGATGCCGCCGGCCCAGCGCCTGTTCATGCAGACGGCTTACGAATCGCTCGAAGACGCCGGCTACGGCGGAGAAGCTCTAAGATCGAGCCGAACCGGCGTGTACGTCGGCTATATTTCCGATCTCGGCGGCGCACAGTATCAGGATCTGCTCAAGCATTCGCGCGACGAACAGTCGGCGACCGGCGTGCTAAGTGCGAACATCGGCGGACGGTTCTCGTATTTCATGGACTTTACCGGTCCGAGCCTGCTCGTCGACAGCGCCTGTTCGTCGTCGATGTCGGCGCTGAACCTGGCGGTCCAGGCGCTTGGCGCCGGAGACTGCGAGCAGGCGATCGTGGGCGGCGTGCAGCTCAAAGTGATCCCGCTTATGGAAAAAGAAGTCGGGATCGAATCCGCCGACGGCCATACCCGTCCGTTCTCCGAAGACGCGGACGGGACGGGCGAAGGGGAAGGCGTCATCTCGATTCTGATCAAGCCTTACGCGCAGGCGCTTGCGGACGGCGATCCCGTCTACAGCGTGATCCGCGCTTCGCACACGAATCAGGACGGCCATTCGGCCGGACTGTCCGCTCCGAATCCGCAGGCCCAAACGGCCCTGATTCGGGAGACGCTGTCCAAAGCCGGTCTGGAATCGACCGACATCGGCTACGTGGAAGCGCACGGGACCGGTACCCGCGTCGGCGATCCGGCCGAACTCAAAGCGCTGGCCCGCGCGTTCCGCATGGACGGCGACCGGGACGCCAAATGCGCGCTCGGTTCGGTCAAATCGAATATCGGCCATCTGTACGCGGCGTCCGGCCTGGCCGGCATCGTCAAGAGTTCGCTTATGCTGCAGCGCAAAAAGATACCGGCGACCGTAAACGTCGGCGAGCCGACCCGGTCTTTCGATTGGGACGCTTCGCCTTTCTATGTCAATACGCGCCTGCGCGATTGGGAAAGCGAGTCGGTCCGGCGCTGCTCGGTCAGCAATTTCGGCTTCTCCGGCACGAACTGCCATGTCGTGCTGGAAGAACATGTCGAGCCGGAACGTTTGGCGCGGCTTGAGACGCCCGGCATGGCGGGATGGCATGGAGCGAGCGGGCTGAACGGAATCGCCGGAGTAAACGGAGCGAGCGGGCTGGACGGAATCGCCGAAGTAAACGGGATGACCCCAGCAAGCGAAATGACCGGGGAAATGACCGGAGCGAAAAATGAATCCGGCGGCGAGACGTGGCCGTTTACGCTGTCGGCTTCGAGCCGGGAAGGGCTTGAAGCTTACGTGCGCGCCTACGGCGAATTTTTGCGCGGCAGCGGCAGCGGATTCCTTCGGCTGGCGGACCTCTGCCATACCTCGTCTTCGGGGCGGAAGCATCTGGAGTACCGACTGGCGCTCAAAGTGAGCAGCGTGGAGGAACTGTCGGAAAAATTGGACAACTTCCATTATGCGCTGCGGCCGGGCGAAGGACAGTACGTCGGCTATGCCGGCAAAACGCGCGGCGGCGCGGCGGAGCGCGACCGGGGAGAACTTGAACCCGGCGAGACCGAAGCGCTGGGCCGGATCAGCGCGAACTGCGCGGCTGCGCTTGCGCATACGAATGTTCCGGAAGAACGGGACCGGCTCGTCTCCCGCTTGTGCGATCACTACGTAAAAGGCGCGCAGCCCGATTGGCTTCCGGCGTTTGAAGCCGCGAACGCGCGCAGAATCCATCTGCCGACCTATCCCTTTGCGCAAAGCCGGTGCTGGCCGGATTTCGAGCTTGAACCCAGCCCTACATCGAAGACGAGGTGA
- the ectB gene encoding diaminobutyrate--2-oxoglutarate transaminase, translating to MLIFDAHESNVRSYCRSFQDVFVSAKNDIMYAESGKAYIDFFAGAGALNYGHNDEYIKQCLIRYLESDGVTHGLDMYTDTKRLFIDKFVRGILNPRGLEYKLQFCGTTGTNAVEAALKLARKVKQRSSVFSFMGGFHGMSLGSLAATSNRSSREGAGLPLEHVTFMPYPFGYMDTFDTLQYMENVLNDDHSGIDKPAAVIFETVQAEGGIVPVTPEWMRGLADLCARHDILLICDDIQVGCGRTGTFFSFERAGIAPDMVTLSKSISGYGLPMSLLLMKPEHDIWSPGEHNGTFRGNQTAFIAATAALELREQIDMDRVVLEKEAIIREALGRFEAEFGSRIAVRGIGMIWGVDLAGLGDPDLSLKIVGECFERGLILERVGRNDSVIKIMPPLTVDPDNLRRGLDILYGAMLEHIAEHSKAGA from the coding sequence ATGTTGATTTTCGACGCTCACGAGTCCAACGTACGTTCTTACTGCCGCAGCTTTCAAGACGTGTTTGTTTCGGCGAAGAACGACATCATGTATGCCGAAAGCGGCAAAGCTTATATCGACTTTTTTGCGGGAGCCGGCGCTTTGAATTACGGACATAACGACGAATACATCAAGCAGTGCCTGATCCGTTACCTGGAATCGGACGGCGTCACGCACGGGCTGGACATGTACACGGATACGAAACGCCTCTTTATCGACAAATTCGTCCGCGGCATCCTCAATCCCCGGGGACTGGAATACAAGTTGCAATTTTGCGGCACGACGGGCACGAACGCCGTCGAAGCGGCGCTCAAGCTGGCCCGCAAAGTGAAGCAACGATCGTCGGTCTTTTCTTTTATGGGCGGCTTTCACGGGATGTCGCTCGGCAGCCTTGCGGCGACGAGCAACCGGAGCAGCCGCGAAGGCGCGGGCCTGCCGCTCGAACACGTGACGTTTATGCCGTATCCGTTCGGCTATATGGATACGTTCGACACGCTGCAGTATATGGAAAACGTGCTCAACGACGACCATTCGGGCATCGACAAGCCGGCCGCGGTTATCTTCGAGACGGTGCAGGCGGAAGGCGGGATCGTGCCGGTGACGCCCGAATGGATGCGCGGGCTCGCCGATCTGTGCGCGCGGCACGACATTTTGTTGATCTGCGACGATATCCAGGTCGGCTGCGGCCGCACCGGCACGTTCTTCTCGTTCGAGCGGGCGGGTATCGCGCCGGACATGGTCACGCTGTCCAAATCGATCAGCGGCTATGGGCTGCCCATGTCGCTGCTGCTGATGAAGCCGGAGCACGACATTTGGAGCCCGGGCGAGCATAACGGCACGTTCCGCGGCAACCAGACGGCGTTTATCGCGGCGACCGCCGCGCTTGAGCTGCGCGAGCAGATAGACATGGACCGCGTCGTGCTGGAGAAGGAAGCGATCATTCGCGAAGCGCTCGGCCGATTCGAAGCCGAATTCGGCAGCCGGATCGCGGTTCGCGGCATCGGCATGATCTGGGGCGTCGATCTGGCGGGTCTCGGCGATCCCGATCTGTCGCTCAAAATCGTCGGCGAATGTTTTGAACGGGGCTTGATTCTGGAGCGGGTAGGGCGCAACGACTCGGTGATCAAGATCATGCCTCCGCTGACGGTCGATCCGGACAATCTGCGCCGCGGCCTGGACATTTTGTACGGCGCGATGCTCGAACATATAGCCGAACATTCGAAAGCGGGAGCGTGA
- a CDS encoding thioesterase II family protein, with protein sequence MKLYTVPYAGGFSFTYLKWKKELETSIQLCPIELPGRSGRAGDELLPTIGQMADFVARKIAADDSGEPYAMFGHSMGAYVVTEAYARLKREGQRLPQHVILSGMVPPHLYKPKRHHLLPEEQFRERMFELGGIPRQLTEDPEFASFLFRLLRSDFGAVENYLPTVREKLFACPVTLFNSESDHDRSSMNEWDRHTFSPSSYQAFAGSHFFINEHANRVVQAINRILKPSPVSTTHREG encoded by the coding sequence ATGAAGCTGTACACGGTCCCGTACGCCGGCGGTTTTTCTTTTACATACCTGAAGTGGAAAAAAGAGCTGGAGACTTCGATCCAACTGTGTCCGATCGAGCTGCCGGGCCGAAGCGGCCGCGCCGGCGACGAACTGCTGCCGACGATCGGCCAAATGGCCGACTTCGTCGCGCGCAAAATCGCGGCCGACGACAGCGGCGAACCGTACGCAATGTTCGGCCACAGCATGGGCGCCTACGTCGTAACGGAAGCGTATGCCCGGCTGAAGCGCGAAGGGCAGCGCCTGCCGCAGCACGTCATTTTGTCCGGCATGGTTCCGCCCCATCTCTACAAGCCGAAACGGCATCATCTGCTGCCCGAAGAACAGTTCCGGGAGCGCATGTTCGAGCTGGGCGGCATTCCCCGGCAGCTGACCGAAGACCCGGAGTTCGCTTCCTTTTTGTTCCGCCTGCTGCGCAGCGATTTCGGCGCGGTCGAAAATTACCTCCCAACGGTGCGGGAAAAGCTGTTTGCCTGCCCGGTCACCTTGTTCAACAGCGAGTCCGACCATGATCGTTCGTCCATGAACGAGTGGGACCGCCATACCTTTTCCCCTTCTTCCTACCAGGCCTTCGCAGGCAGCCACTTTTTTATTAACGAACACGCAAACCGCGTCGTTCAAGCCATCAACCGGATATTGAAGCCGTCGCCCGTTTCTACTACGCACCGAGAGGGATGA
- a CDS encoding ACP S-malonyltransferase → MIKFAFVFPGQSSQRIGMLQELHRESEEVRRTFEEASDLLHLNVAGLCFDGDESTLRDIRISAPLIVTACTASFRHFTAERAERPALMAGHSLGEYAALSCAGVLTFEQALKTVTFRSELAHEAAIACDGAMSVIYRTDANVIEQRCAELRRQGKRVWVSCFNAPDQLSVAGVRADLDLLERIAEERGASVKRMPGNAPFHTPLLQEASVEFGAHLRALKLSEPKYPVIANVNLNCYTADTVADYLVAQLLSPVQWHRTIERALRQNVDTFVELGSGGILTRMLRASYPDARAFGYERQAERDRLAGLFPVREAVPQ, encoded by the coding sequence ATGATCAAATTCGCGTTCGTTTTTCCGGGGCAATCTTCCCAGCGTATCGGTATGCTGCAAGAGCTGCATCGAGAGAGCGAAGAGGTAAGAAGAACGTTCGAAGAAGCTTCGGATCTGCTGCACCTTAACGTTGCCGGGCTTTGTTTTGACGGCGACGAGAGCACGCTGCGGGACATTAGAATCAGCGCGCCGCTGATCGTGACCGCCTGCACCGCTTCTTTTCGTCATTTTACCGCGGAACGGGCCGAGCGCCCTGCGCTGATGGCGGGCCACAGCCTCGGCGAATACGCGGCGCTGTCCTGCGCGGGCGTGCTGACGTTCGAACAGGCGCTGAAGACCGTCACATTTCGTTCGGAACTGGCGCACGAAGCGGCGATCGCCTGCGACGGCGCGATGAGCGTCATCTACCGCACCGACGCGAACGTCATCGAACAACGGTGCGCCGAACTGCGCCGGCAGGGAAAGCGCGTGTGGGTCAGCTGCTTCAACGCGCCCGACCAGCTCAGCGTCGCCGGCGTGCGGGCCGATCTGGACCTGCTTGAGCGGATAGCCGAGGAGCGGGGAGCGTCGGTCAAGCGCATGCCCGGCAACGCGCCGTTCCATACGCCGCTGCTGCAAGAAGCGTCGGTTGAATTCGGCGCTCATCTGCGTGCGCTGAAGCTGTCCGAACCGAAGTATCCCGTTATCGCGAACGTTAACCTGAACTGTTATACCGCCGACACGGTCGCGGACTATCTGGTCGCGCAGCTGCTCTCGCCTGTGCAGTGGCATCGAACGATCGAACGGGCGCTCAGACAGAACGTCGATACGTTCGTCGAACTCGGCAGCGGCGGCATTCTGACCCGCATGCTGCGCGCGTCTTATCCGGATGCGCGGGCATTCGGCTACGAACGTCAAGCCGAGCGCGACCGGCTGGCCGGGCTGTTCCCGGTTCGGGAAGCGGTGCCGCAATGA
- a CDS encoding response regulator transcription factor encodes MNPTKKIVIVEDELDISRIVTNYMAKHGYEASAASNGADGLRMIELLDPDYVIMDLTLPDADGLELCRQIRETRETPILILSARGSDTDKVLGLGFGADDYMTKPFSLSELLARINAHFRRYDKMKQAAEPVRLPEEPDAQLRIGELSIDKSEHRVSAGGREIALSAKEFDLLLVLAEHRNRVFSKSELLDLVWGSDRYVDENTVSVYVRRVREKIEESPSDPRYLKTVWGVGYKLCP; translated from the coding sequence ATGAATCCAACCAAAAAAATCGTCATCGTCGAAGACGAACTGGACATTTCCCGGATCGTCACGAATTATATGGCGAAGCACGGCTACGAAGCGTCCGCGGCGTCCAACGGCGCGGACGGCCTGCGCATGATCGAGCTGCTCGACCCCGATTACGTCATCATGGACCTGACACTGCCCGACGCGGACGGTCTGGAACTGTGCCGCCAGATTCGGGAAACCAGAGAAACGCCGATTCTGATTCTCAGCGCCCGCGGCAGCGATACCGACAAAGTGCTGGGACTCGGCTTCGGCGCGGACGACTACATGACCAAGCCTTTTTCGCTCAGTGAACTGCTGGCGCGCATCAATGCCCATTTCCGCCGTTACGACAAAATGAAACAGGCCGCGGAACCGGTTCGCCTGCCGGAGGAGCCCGACGCGCAGCTGCGGATCGGCGAGCTGTCGATCGACAAAAGCGAGCATCGGGTCTCGGCCGGCGGCCGCGAGATCGCGCTGTCCGCCAAAGAATTCGACCTGCTGCTCGTGCTGGCCGAACACCGGAACCGCGTTTTTTCCAAAAGCGAACTGCTTGACCTCGTCTGGGGCTCCGACCGTTACGTCGACGAGAATACGGTCAGCGTCTACGTGCGGCGCGTCCGCGAGAAAATCGAAGAAAGCCCGTCCGATCCGCGCTATCTCAAAACGGTGTGGGGCGTAGGCTACAAACTATGCCCCTGA
- a CDS encoding HAMP domain-containing sensor histidine kinase, whose protein sequence is MPLNVWIRRKATTLFVLLLLIFGSGLWLLLASGVQHPEAERYPVNRARLAVSGILFELERTGLQTLRSDAAARAGLLERCERIGAELTLVDLRGIIAFDTYAAESGAVPPQGAAVDLRSALNYEVHASAVPGRLAVAFPVVENGAQTGSALFDFAADDLAPPAEPNRVGAPLLVFGALLCAAAWTVWRFGRRLRVRTVEPLVSLKQAAERMLRGEYEQKAEYAEPDEMGDLYAAFDQMRLEILHLNRERLRRERMQKELVTDISHDLKTPLTTLKAYIEVIEEGLCADMDEVLDYVGVMRVHTDKMVRLTDDLLVHALNELGQISITPRESYSRDVFGEILRTVERDVTSAGIAYRGPAGLSGAAAEAAAVRPDAALHTDPSGIPNVLIRADVHRLDQVVSNLVSNALKHTRPGDAISIGFERLPGFLQVSIADTGQGIDPADMPFIFERAYKGGADPGDAGLEPDAASRAAAARREAGSGLGLSICKTIIEAHGGSLSFQSRKGSGTVFHFTVPLC, encoded by the coding sequence ATGCCCCTGAACGTCTGGATTCGCCGCAAGGCGACGACGCTCTTCGTGCTGCTGCTGCTGATTTTCGGAAGCGGTCTGTGGCTGCTGCTGGCAAGCGGCGTCCAGCATCCCGAAGCCGAACGCTACCCGGTCAACCGGGCCCGGCTGGCCGTCAGCGGAATCCTGTTCGAGCTGGAGCGGACCGGTCTGCAAACGCTGCGCAGCGATGCCGCCGCCCGCGCCGGCCTGCTGGAACGGTGCGAGCGGATCGGCGCCGAATTGACGCTGGTCGACCTGCGCGGCATCATCGCGTTCGATACATATGCGGCGGAATCCGGCGCCGTACCGCCGCAAGGCGCGGCTGTCGACCTGCGCAGCGCGCTCAACTACGAGGTGCACGCTTCGGCCGTGCCCGGCCGGCTCGCCGTCGCGTTTCCCGTCGTGGAGAACGGGGCGCAGACCGGAAGCGCGCTGTTCGACTTCGCGGCGGACGATCTTGCGCCTCCGGCCGAGCCGAACCGGGTCGGGGCGCCGCTGCTTGTCTTCGGCGCGCTGCTGTGCGCCGCGGCGTGGACCGTGTGGCGCTTCGGCCGCCGCCTGCGCGTGCGGACGGTGGAGCCGCTCGTTTCGCTCAAGCAGGCGGCGGAACGTATGCTGCGCGGCGAATACGAACAAAAAGCGGAGTATGCGGAGCCCGACGAAATGGGCGACCTGTATGCCGCTTTCGACCAGATGCGCCTGGAGATCCTGCATCTGAACCGCGAACGGCTGCGCCGCGAACGCATGCAAAAAGAACTCGTGACCGATATTTCGCACGATCTCAAAACGCCGCTCACGACGCTCAAAGCTTATATCGAAGTCATCGAAGAAGGGCTGTGCGCCGACATGGACGAAGTGCTTGACTATGTCGGCGTGATGCGCGTCCATACCGACAAAATGGTGCGGCTGACCGACGACCTGCTCGTGCATGCGCTGAACGAATTGGGGCAGATCTCCATCACGCCGCGGGAAAGCTACAGCCGCGACGTGTTCGGCGAGATTCTGCGCACGGTCGAGCGCGACGTCACGTCCGCCGGCATCGCTTACCGCGGGCCGGCCGGCCTGAGCGGCGCAGCGGCGGAAGCCGCAGCCGTCCGGCCGGACGCTGCGCTCCATACGGACCCATCCGGCATCCCGAACGTGCTTATTCGGGCGGACGTCCACCGCCTCGACCAGGTCGTCTCCAATCTGGTCTCCAACGCCCTCAAGCATACGCGACCGGGCGACGCCATCTCGATCGGATTCGAACGGCTGCCCGGCTTTCTTCAAGTCAGCATCGCCGATACGGGCCAAGGCATCGATCCTGCCGATATGCCGTTTATTTTCGAGCGGGCTTACAAAGGCGGCGCCGATCCCGGGGACGCCGGCCTTGAGCCCGATGCGGCTTCGCGCGCCGCAGCCGCCAGGCGCGAAGCCGGAAGCGGCCTCGGCTTGTCGATCTGCAAGACGATCATCGAAGCGCACGGCGGAAGCCTTTCGTTCCAGAGCCGCAAAGGCAGCGGCACCGTTTTCCATTTTACGGTTCCTCTCTGCTGA
- a CDS encoding ABC transporter ATP-binding protein, with product MNKHAILHASNLCKTYSTGSEQFHAIKNVDLDIYEGDFTVIMGNSGSGKSTLLYLLSGLDGITTGEVYFRSQRIDTYSEKQISNFRTHKIGYIYQSINLVPDLSVVENISLPGYIAGGKKSDVRAKAVSLMRAMDIEGQKDRLPAQTSGGQQQRAAIARALINDPEVVFADEPTGSLNYEHGMAVLDILTGINRKGQSVVMVTHDIKAACRADRLVYIHDGKVAGILEFEKYDEKTLPGREEAIFAFVSGKEQRHVRRVEA from the coding sequence ATGAACAAGCATGCCATTTTGCACGCATCGAATCTGTGCAAGACCTATTCGACGGGAAGCGAACAGTTCCATGCGATCAAAAACGTGGACCTGGACATTTACGAAGGCGACTTCACGGTCATCATGGGCAATTCGGGCTCGGGCAAGTCGACGCTGCTCTACCTGCTCAGCGGACTGGACGGGATCACGACCGGCGAAGTCTATTTCCGCAGCCAACGGATCGATACATACAGCGAGAAGCAAATTTCCAATTTCCGCACGCACAAAATCGGGTATATTTATCAGAGCATCAATCTCGTGCCGGATCTGTCCGTCGTCGAGAACATTTCGCTGCCCGGCTATATCGCCGGCGGCAAAAAAAGCGACGTGCGGGCCAAAGCCGTCTCGCTGATGCGGGCGATGGATATCGAAGGCCAGAAAGACCGGCTGCCGGCCCAGACGTCGGGCGGACAGCAGCAGCGGGCGGCGATCGCCCGGGCACTGATCAACGACCCGGAAGTCGTGTTCGCCGACGAACCGACAGGCAGCCTGAACTACGAACACGGCATGGCCGTACTCGACATTCTGACCGGGATCAACCGCAAAGGCCAGTCGGTCGTCATGGTGACGCACGATATCAAAGCCGCCTGCCGCGCGGACCGGCTCGTCTATATCCATGACGGCAAAGTCGCGGGCATTCTCGAATTCGAGAAATACGACGAAAAAACGCTGCCGGGACGCGAGGAAGCCATATTCGCTTTCGTGTCGGGGAAGGAGCAGCGCCATGTACGCCGTGTGGAAGCTTAG